In one Pyxidicoccus xibeiensis genomic region, the following are encoded:
- a CDS encoding DUF2795 domain-containing protein has protein sequence MTRERLALGVSELESRVGQPLPLAQSLHEALLGAVFPLTAEELTWVARENEAPRLVLSLLSSLPRGHFASVDAVAVALEGSLSGEDLPAAQPPPR, from the coding sequence ATGACACGCGAACGGCTTGCCCTGGGTGTGTCGGAGTTGGAGTCACGCGTGGGCCAGCCGCTGCCACTTGCGCAATCGCTGCACGAGGCCCTCCTCGGCGCGGTGTTTCCCCTCACCGCGGAAGAGCTGACGTGGGTGGCCCGGGAGAATGAAGCCCCCCGGCTCGTGCTCTCGCTGCTGAGCTCCCTGCCGCGCGGCCACTTCGCCTCCGTGGACGCCGTGGCCGTGGCGCTCGAGGGAAGCCTGTCCGGCGAAGACCTCCCCGCCGCGCAGCCGCCCCCGCGCTGA
- a CDS encoding MFS transporter — protein sequence MSSLPPWLAQFLPILILLGAIALVLARLPKVELGHTDAFRRRRFFNWFPLGMTYAFLYMGRYNVNVATSAMGDRTSNADFGTIFFWGTLVYGFSFLLNGPLTDRLGGRKTILISAAGSSVANVLMGAVVYGVLRQDWQPPGGLVATLSFLYAVNMYFQSFGAVSIVKVNASWFHVRERGQLGGVFGILISLGVYFAYDWSRLIVKAAPTYWAFFVPAAILAAFLVLDFFVIRDTPGQTGHPDFDTADASSGDTGAPLGVWPVFKRMISNRTIIVILCIEFCSGFMRNAIMQWYPKFAKSTGIAETFVAANWGMLLCVAGITGGMFAGLISDRVFDSRRGPVSFVLYAGMSLGAVATVFLLGTPALGWTVIFMSLCVIGVHGMLSGTASMDFGGKKNAGLAVGIIDGAVYAGTALQSILLGSILPAGDLAKNAMNWSNWPLAMLPLSFLGLLLATRVWNAKPQPKSTPVPATLPVPPAAPASRTGTGG from the coding sequence ATGTCGTCGCTGCCCCCCTGGCTGGCTCAGTTCCTGCCCATCCTCATCCTGCTGGGGGCCATCGCCCTGGTCCTCGCACGCCTGCCCAAGGTGGAGCTGGGTCACACGGACGCGTTCCGCCGCCGGCGCTTCTTCAACTGGTTCCCGCTGGGGATGACGTACGCGTTCCTCTACATGGGGCGCTACAACGTCAACGTGGCCACCAGCGCCATGGGGGACCGCACCTCCAACGCGGACTTCGGCACCATCTTCTTCTGGGGCACGCTGGTCTACGGCTTCTCCTTCCTCCTCAACGGGCCGCTGACGGACCGGCTCGGCGGGCGGAAGACCATCCTCATCTCGGCCGCCGGCTCGTCGGTGGCCAACGTGCTGATGGGCGCGGTGGTGTACGGGGTGCTGAGGCAGGACTGGCAGCCGCCCGGAGGCCTGGTGGCGACGCTGTCGTTCCTCTACGCCGTCAACATGTACTTCCAGAGCTTCGGCGCGGTCTCCATCGTCAAGGTGAACGCGTCCTGGTTCCACGTGCGCGAGCGCGGCCAGCTGGGCGGCGTCTTCGGCATCCTCATCTCGCTGGGCGTCTACTTCGCCTACGACTGGAGCCGGCTCATCGTGAAGGCGGCGCCCACGTACTGGGCGTTCTTCGTGCCCGCCGCCATCCTCGCGGCCTTCCTGGTGCTGGACTTCTTCGTCATCCGCGACACGCCGGGCCAGACGGGCCACCCGGACTTCGACACCGCGGATGCCTCGTCCGGGGACACCGGGGCGCCGCTGGGCGTGTGGCCGGTGTTCAAGCGGATGATCAGCAACCGGACCATCATCGTCATCCTCTGCATCGAGTTCTGCAGCGGCTTCATGCGCAACGCCATCATGCAGTGGTACCCCAAGTTCGCGAAGTCCACCGGCATCGCGGAGACCTTCGTGGCGGCCAACTGGGGCATGCTGTTGTGCGTGGCCGGCATCACCGGTGGCATGTTCGCCGGGCTCATCAGCGACCGCGTCTTCGACTCGCGCCGGGGCCCCGTCTCCTTCGTGCTCTACGCGGGCATGTCCCTGGGCGCGGTGGCCACGGTGTTCCTGCTGGGCACCCCCGCGCTGGGGTGGACGGTCATCTTCATGTCCCTGTGCGTCATCGGCGTGCACGGCATGCTGTCCGGCACGGCCAGCATGGACTTCGGCGGCAAGAAGAACGCGGGCCTCGCCGTGGGCATCATCGACGGCGCCGTGTACGCGGGCACCGCCCTCCAGTCCATCCTGCTGGGCTCCATCCTGCCCGCGGGCGACCTGGCGAAGAACGCGATGAACTGGAGCAACTGGCCGCTGGCCATGCTGCCCCTGTCCTTCCTGGGGCTGCTGCTGGCCACCCGGGTGTGGAACGCGAAGCCCCAGCCGAAGTCGACGCCGGTGCCGGCCACCCTCCCGGTTCCGCCGGCCGCCCCGGCCTCCCGGACTGGTACCGGAGGCTGA
- the pdhA gene encoding pyruvate dehydrogenase (acetyl-transferring) E1 component subunit alpha, whose amino-acid sequence MASPYSKEQLLTMYRKMYLIRRFEERAGQQYTLGKIAGFCHLYIGQEAVAVGPIEAIRPDDYMLSAYRDHGQPLARGSDAGMVMAELFGRGTGYSKGKGGSMHIFDIEHHFYGGYGIVGGQIPLAAGMAFASRYRNEDRVTVCYFGDAAANQGSFHETFNMAAKWKLPVIYICENNRYGMGTAIARTSAVPEIHKRAAAYGMRGEPVDGMDCLKMYEAVKDAAAYCRAGKGPVLLEANTYRFRGHSMADPATYRSKTEVEEERKNDPIPKLRDHALKNKLGQDSDFEAIEEEVKAQVDAAVKFADESPEPSLEELWRDTIVEEGEQDVRPRERVLGVKVTNWPKYPSGQELKVTWDLEPREQAEAADKKAGLSR is encoded by the coding sequence GTGGCAAGCCCGTACTCGAAGGAACAGTTGTTGACGATGTACCGGAAGATGTACCTCATCCGTCGCTTCGAGGAGCGCGCGGGTCAGCAGTACACGCTGGGGAAGATTGCCGGCTTCTGCCACCTCTACATCGGCCAGGAAGCCGTCGCGGTGGGCCCCATCGAGGCCATCCGTCCGGATGACTACATGCTGAGCGCGTACCGCGACCACGGCCAGCCGCTGGCGCGTGGAAGCGACGCGGGCATGGTGATGGCGGAGCTGTTCGGCCGCGGCACCGGCTACAGCAAGGGCAAGGGCGGCTCGATGCACATCTTCGACATCGAGCACCACTTCTACGGCGGCTACGGCATCGTCGGTGGCCAGATTCCGCTGGCCGCGGGCATGGCCTTCGCCAGCCGCTACCGCAACGAGGACCGCGTCACGGTCTGCTACTTCGGCGACGCGGCGGCCAACCAGGGCTCGTTCCACGAGACCTTCAACATGGCGGCCAAGTGGAAGCTGCCCGTCATCTACATCTGCGAGAACAACCGCTACGGCATGGGCACGGCCATCGCCCGCACGTCCGCGGTGCCTGAAATCCACAAGCGCGCGGCCGCCTACGGCATGCGCGGCGAGCCCGTGGACGGCATGGACTGCCTGAAGATGTACGAGGCGGTGAAGGACGCCGCCGCGTACTGCCGCGCCGGCAAGGGCCCGGTGCTGCTGGAGGCGAACACGTACCGCTTCCGCGGCCACTCCATGGCGGACCCCGCCACCTACCGCAGCAAGACGGAGGTGGAGGAGGAGCGCAAGAACGACCCCATCCCCAAGCTGCGCGACCACGCCCTCAAGAACAAGCTCGGGCAGGACTCCGACTTCGAGGCCATCGAGGAAGAGGTCAAGGCGCAGGTGGACGCGGCGGTGAAGTTCGCGGACGAGTCCCCGGAGCCCTCGCTCGAGGAGCTGTGGCGGGACACCATCGTGGAGGAGGGCGAGCAGGACGTGCGCCCGCGCGAGCGCGTGCTGGGCGTCAAGGTGACTAACTGGCCGAAGTACCCGAGCGGCCAGGAGCTGAAGGTGACGTGGGACCTCGAGCCGCGCGAGCAGGCCGAGGCGGCCGACAAGAAGGCGGGCCTGAGCCGCTGA
- a CDS encoding bifunctional metallophosphatase/5'-nucleotidase encodes MRRVLLGLSCALATASCMPVMEGQDYNLEGQEVRLTFLHTSDIHSRLIPYDFAPLRTDQDLGLIPEAGPFGGATRMGALLKRERERGERVMHLDSGDCFQGAPIFNLNTGEVEFRFLSQARLDAAVVGNHEFDAGALNFTQRARESATFPLLAANYQWSDWRQVGSNQTALETQPYTIRNIKGVRVGVIGMANISSLNSIVEGGNSLQATPLEQNEVVRAYVDLLRPVTDLIVIVSHLGLTEDQDVIQGYEAYYEYGRVKDFISRAKEPWQVLEWFGPEGDAKSVVRLLIPGVSGVDVVFGGHLHVVLNPPQLLTDPSGRKVVLTHSGAFAKYVGRLDLVVKMPDQLGKGEGGEVLSQDYRVFPLDALWCDDAMRRYRNDPNVFWEPGQFLNAPGVRDMIKTCRDQEDRQTTQLLQPYIIGMDFKLQLTNIFSYAPRDVQRRNNSSGGDSPLGNIAADSMRKRRRVEAEMALTNSLGIRDNLYAGVISQESMFNVFPFENTINIMYLSGKEMQEMFNFVAERSSERGCVSQAQISGGRFTMDCAQVQLNDLRITCETAKRGEDCPKENREGHAPWQCVEDESSAAGEGRCYANPGTDIEINGKPLDPNGTYKIAVNDYIAKGGSGFSVLKRNTTRIETGISLRDSLIGYMQSFCTCEDVLAGKETSKTGTRCGTLVNGKWTVSDQIVGYCLSAKSFKAELTAEIGSCKCGDLLSRGFDPTGCNAGDDVTTPQAAQDACIAAKRVDDENCTCQDLNPDTGTFPATCKVPPELDTPAAARAYCAPASGPFTGRCSCRDVLAGSNPVCGTVTPQLRSFCENPTATSIADAVEDGRIGRRVK; translated from the coding sequence ATGCGTCGCGTCCTGCTCGGCCTCTCCTGCGCCCTGGCTACTGCTTCGTGTATGCCGGTGATGGAAGGCCAGGATTACAACCTGGAGGGGCAGGAGGTCCGCCTCACCTTCCTCCATACCTCTGACATCCACTCGCGCCTCATCCCTTATGACTTCGCCCCGCTGCGAACGGACCAGGACCTGGGACTCATCCCCGAGGCCGGCCCCTTCGGCGGTGCGACGCGCATGGGCGCGCTGCTGAAGCGGGAGCGTGAGCGCGGCGAGCGGGTGATGCACCTGGACTCGGGCGACTGCTTCCAGGGCGCCCCCATCTTCAACCTCAACACGGGTGAGGTGGAGTTCCGCTTCCTGTCGCAGGCCCGCCTGGACGCGGCGGTGGTGGGCAACCACGAGTTCGACGCCGGCGCGCTCAACTTCACGCAGCGCGCGCGCGAGTCCGCCACCTTCCCCCTGCTGGCCGCCAACTACCAGTGGAGCGACTGGCGCCAGGTGGGCAGCAACCAGACGGCGCTGGAGACGCAGCCGTACACCATCCGCAACATCAAGGGTGTGCGGGTGGGCGTCATCGGCATGGCCAACATCTCCTCGCTCAACTCCATCGTCGAGGGCGGCAACAGCCTGCAGGCCACGCCGCTGGAGCAGAACGAGGTGGTGCGCGCCTACGTGGACCTGCTGCGCCCGGTGACGGACCTCATCGTCATCGTCAGCCACCTGGGCCTCACCGAGGACCAGGACGTCATCCAGGGCTACGAGGCCTATTACGAGTACGGCCGCGTGAAGGACTTCATCTCGCGCGCGAAGGAGCCCTGGCAGGTGCTGGAGTGGTTCGGCCCCGAGGGCGACGCGAAGTCCGTGGTGCGCCTGCTCATCCCCGGCGTGTCCGGCGTGGACGTGGTGTTCGGCGGCCACCTGCACGTGGTGCTCAACCCGCCGCAGCTGCTCACCGACCCGAGCGGCCGCAAGGTGGTGCTCACCCACTCGGGCGCCTTCGCCAAGTACGTCGGCCGGCTGGACCTGGTGGTGAAGATGCCGGACCAGCTCGGCAAGGGTGAGGGCGGCGAGGTCCTCAGCCAGGACTACCGCGTCTTCCCGCTGGACGCCCTGTGGTGCGACGACGCCATGCGCCGCTACCGCAATGACCCCAACGTCTTCTGGGAGCCGGGCCAGTTCCTCAATGCCCCGGGCGTGCGCGACATGATCAAGACCTGCCGTGACCAGGAGGACCGGCAGACCACGCAGCTGCTCCAGCCCTACATCATCGGCATGGACTTCAAGCTGCAGCTGACCAACATCTTCTCCTACGCGCCGCGCGACGTGCAGCGCCGCAACAACTCCTCCGGCGGTGACTCGCCGCTGGGCAACATCGCCGCGGACTCCATGCGCAAGCGCCGCCGCGTCGAGGCGGAGATGGCCCTCACCAACTCGCTGGGCATCCGCGACAACCTGTATGCCGGCGTCATCTCCCAGGAGTCGATGTTCAACGTGTTCCCCTTCGAGAACACCATCAACATCATGTACCTCTCCGGCAAGGAGATGCAGGAGATGTTCAACTTCGTGGCGGAGCGCTCCTCCGAGCGAGGCTGCGTCAGCCAGGCGCAGATCTCCGGCGGGCGCTTCACCATGGACTGCGCCCAGGTGCAGCTCAACGACCTGCGCATCACCTGCGAGACGGCGAAGCGCGGCGAGGACTGCCCCAAGGAGAACCGCGAGGGCCACGCCCCCTGGCAGTGCGTGGAGGACGAGTCCTCCGCCGCCGGCGAGGGCCGCTGCTACGCCAACCCGGGCACGGACATCGAAATCAACGGCAAGCCGCTGGACCCCAACGGCACGTACAAGATTGCCGTCAACGACTACATCGCCAAGGGCGGCTCGGGCTTCAGCGTGCTGAAGCGCAACACCACCCGCATCGAGACGGGCATCTCCCTGCGCGACTCGCTCATCGGCTACATGCAGAGCTTCTGCACCTGCGAGGACGTCCTCGCGGGGAAGGAGACGTCGAAGACGGGCACCCGCTGCGGCACCCTCGTCAACGGCAAGTGGACGGTGAGCGACCAGATTGTCGGCTACTGCCTCTCGGCGAAGTCCTTCAAGGCGGAGCTGACGGCGGAGATCGGCAGCTGCAAGTGCGGGGACCTCCTCAGCCGGGGCTTCGACCCCACGGGCTGCAACGCGGGAGACGACGTCACCACACCCCAAGCGGCCCAGGATGCCTGCATCGCCGCGAAGCGGGTCGACGACGAGAATTGCACCTGCCAGGACCTCAACCCGGATACGGGCACCTTCCCCGCGACGTGCAAGGTGCCGCCCGAGCTCGACACACCCGCCGCGGCGCGGGCGTACTGCGCGCCGGCATCCGGTCCCTTCACCGGCCGGTGCAGCTGCCGCGACGTCCTCGCGGGCAGCAACCCCGTGTGCGGCACGGTCACGCCGCAGCTGCGTTCGTTCTGTGAGAACCCCACTGCCACGTCCATCGCCGATGCGGTGGAGGACGGCCGTATCGGCCGGAGGGTGAAGTAA
- a CDS encoding NUDIX hydrolase, whose product MKQSHSSVTDIEIIEDFSATARCDEGFLRVRRLRCRNRRSDGTSSPAYRVDVVDRPRLDAVAVLVFRRGASGSLEVLTRMNLRPAAYFRKDNRGAMTVPDPAAGYLRVEEIVAGLLEPEDKGEDGLKRRAAEEVREEAGYAVKPEDIQLLGGSFFLAPGILSEKVFPAAVDVTGLEPVEPEGDGTPLEEGTQLHWRPLPEVLEACRRGDIPDAKTEVALTRLLARQA is encoded by the coding sequence ATGAAGCAGAGCCATTCCAGTGTGACTGATATCGAGATCATCGAGGATTTCTCCGCCACGGCCCGGTGTGACGAGGGCTTCCTGCGGGTGCGCAGGCTGCGCTGCCGCAACCGGCGCTCGGACGGGACGTCCTCTCCCGCGTACCGGGTGGACGTGGTGGACCGGCCCCGGCTGGACGCCGTCGCCGTGCTCGTCTTCCGACGCGGCGCGTCGGGTAGTCTGGAAGTCCTGACACGCATGAACCTGCGGCCGGCGGCGTACTTCCGGAAGGACAACCGGGGGGCCATGACGGTGCCGGACCCGGCGGCGGGCTACCTGCGCGTGGAGGAAATCGTCGCGGGGCTGCTGGAGCCGGAGGACAAGGGCGAGGACGGCCTCAAGCGGCGCGCGGCGGAGGAGGTGCGGGAGGAGGCGGGCTACGCGGTGAAGCCGGAGGACATCCAGCTGCTGGGCGGCTCCTTCTTCCTCGCGCCGGGCATCCTCTCGGAGAAGGTGTTCCCCGCGGCGGTGGACGTCACGGGGCTGGAGCCCGTGGAGCCGGAGGGTGACGGCACGCCGCTGGAGGAGGGCACGCAGCTGCACTGGCGGCCGCTCCCGGAGGTGCTGGAGGCGTGCAGGCGCGGGGACATCCCGGATGCGAAGACGGAGGTGGCCCTCACCCGCCTGCTCGCCCGGCAGGCCTGA
- a CDS encoding pyruvate dehydrogenase complex dihydrolipoamide acetyltransferase — MAIPIQMPSLSPTMKEGKIVKWLKKVGDKVSSGEAVAEVETDKSNLEIEAYDDGFLLQIVVGEDQTAAVGAPIAFIGAKGEKVDAGKAAAAPAPAAQKPAEPPAAARPPAPQAAPPAPAAPAPAAGGGGARIEVAMPSLSPTMKEGKIVKWLKKVGDKVSSGDAIAELETDKSNLEIEAYDDGTLVEIVVGENQMAAVGAPIAYLAAKGAKAAPAAAAPRPAAQQAPAAAPAPAATAAPSAPRREEAAPQAGGRRLRASPLAKKIARERGLDITQVRGSGPSGRVVKRDIEEALAKGVAAPAPAAAKKAPAPGARPAAGVRPEPQVVPLSSMRKVIAQRMTEVKPGVPHFYLTIEVDMDAAVKVREEAKAMELKVSVNDLIVKAVAMAVRRYPKINVSLQGDHVVQFASVDVGIAVALEEGLITPILRDADQKGLQAISTEVRELAERARKRALKPDEYTGGSITVSNLGMYGIDQFVAVINPPQASILAVGAVADKAVVINGQLAVRKMMTATLSCDHRVIDGAIGAEFLRELRGLLEHPTRLLF, encoded by the coding sequence ATGGCCATTCCCATCCAGATGCCCAGCCTTTCCCCGACCATGAAGGAGGGGAAGATCGTCAAGTGGCTGAAGAAGGTGGGGGACAAGGTGTCCTCCGGCGAGGCCGTCGCCGAGGTGGAGACGGACAAGTCCAACCTGGAAATCGAAGCCTACGACGACGGCTTCCTGCTGCAGATCGTCGTCGGTGAAGACCAGACGGCCGCTGTCGGCGCCCCCATCGCCTTCATCGGCGCCAAGGGCGAGAAGGTGGACGCCGGCAAGGCGGCCGCCGCGCCGGCTCCCGCCGCGCAGAAGCCCGCCGAGCCTCCCGCCGCCGCCAGGCCCCCGGCCCCCCAGGCCGCGCCTCCGGCGCCCGCGGCGCCCGCTCCTGCCGCGGGCGGTGGAGGGGCTCGCATCGAAGTGGCGATGCCCTCGCTCTCCCCGACGATGAAGGAGGGGAAGATCGTCAAGTGGCTCAAGAAGGTGGGCGACAAGGTCTCCTCCGGCGACGCCATCGCCGAGCTGGAGACGGACAAGTCCAACCTGGAGATCGAGGCCTACGACGACGGCACGCTGGTGGAGATCGTCGTCGGCGAGAACCAGATGGCCGCCGTGGGCGCGCCCATCGCGTACCTCGCCGCCAAGGGCGCGAAGGCGGCTCCTGCCGCTGCGGCGCCCAGGCCTGCCGCCCAGCAGGCGCCCGCCGCGGCTCCCGCGCCGGCCGCCACCGCGGCTCCGTCCGCGCCGCGCCGCGAGGAGGCAGCGCCCCAGGCAGGCGGGAGGCGGCTGCGGGCCAGCCCGCTGGCGAAGAAGATTGCCCGCGAGCGCGGCCTGGACATCACCCAGGTGCGTGGCTCCGGTCCCTCCGGGCGCGTGGTGAAGCGCGACATCGAGGAGGCGCTGGCGAAGGGCGTGGCGGCTCCGGCTCCGGCGGCGGCGAAGAAGGCCCCGGCACCCGGTGCGCGTCCCGCCGCGGGCGTGCGGCCCGAGCCGCAGGTGGTGCCGCTCTCGTCCATGCGCAAGGTCATCGCGCAGCGGATGACCGAGGTGAAGCCCGGCGTCCCGCACTTCTACCTCACCATCGAGGTGGACATGGACGCCGCGGTGAAGGTCCGCGAAGAGGCGAAGGCGATGGAGCTCAAGGTCTCCGTCAACGACCTCATCGTGAAGGCCGTGGCCATGGCGGTGCGCCGCTACCCGAAGATCAACGTCTCGCTGCAGGGCGACCACGTCGTCCAGTTCGCCAGCGTGGACGTGGGCATCGCCGTGGCGCTGGAGGAGGGGCTCATCACGCCCATCCTCCGCGACGCGGACCAGAAGGGGCTGCAGGCCATCTCCACCGAGGTGCGCGAGCTGGCCGAGCGCGCGCGCAAGCGGGCCCTCAAGCCGGACGAGTACACGGGCGGCTCCATCACCGTCAGCAACCTGGGCATGTACGGCATCGACCAGTTCGTCGCCGTCATCAACCCGCCGCAGGCGTCCATCCTCGCGGTGGGCGCGGTGGCGGACAAGGCGGTGGTCATCAACGGGCAGCTCGCGGTGCGCAAGATGATGACGGCCACGCTGTCGTGTGACCACCGCGTCATCGACGGCGCCATCGGCGCGGAGTTCCTGCGCGAGCTGCGCGGCCTCCTGGAGCACCCCACGCGGCTGCTGTTCTAG
- a CDS encoding HAD family hydrolase: protein MAYDDFKKRIRDDWRDTLRGILTRARSLSPRAVLAFDLDSTLFDNRPRQARILREFGAARALAALATCEPRHWVTGWDMKEAMRACGLEDGQIEAHFPEARRFWVERFFTSDYCVDDVAIDGAAAFTHAVVATGAQLAYVTGRHEAMREGSVSCMRRHGLVLPDGQRVHLLMKPTLQEDDDAYKREAHAQLGRLGTVVAAFDNEPTHANDYRRKFPEATVIHLATDHSGRPVELLDGVISVPHFALES from the coding sequence ATGGCCTACGACGACTTCAAGAAGCGCATCCGTGACGACTGGCGGGACACCCTGCGCGGCATCCTGACGAGGGCCCGCTCGCTCAGCCCCCGGGCCGTGCTGGCGTTCGACCTGGACTCCACGCTCTTCGACAACCGCCCCCGCCAGGCCCGCATCCTCCGGGAGTTCGGCGCCGCACGCGCCCTGGCGGCCCTGGCCACCTGCGAGCCCCGCCACTGGGTGACGGGCTGGGACATGAAGGAGGCCATGCGGGCGTGTGGCCTGGAGGACGGCCAGATCGAGGCCCACTTCCCGGAGGCCCGCCGCTTCTGGGTGGAGCGCTTCTTCACCAGCGACTACTGCGTGGACGACGTGGCGATTGACGGCGCGGCCGCCTTCACCCACGCCGTGGTGGCCACCGGCGCCCAGCTCGCCTACGTGACGGGCCGGCACGAGGCCATGCGCGAGGGCTCCGTGTCCTGCATGCGACGCCACGGGCTGGTGCTCCCGGACGGGCAGCGGGTCCACCTTCTGATGAAGCCCACGCTCCAGGAGGACGATGACGCCTACAAGCGCGAGGCCCATGCGCAGCTGGGCCGGCTGGGCACCGTGGTGGCCGCCTTCGACAACGAGCCCACCCACGCCAACGACTACCGGCGGAAGTTCCCCGAGGCCACCGTCATCCACCTGGCCACGGACCACTCGGGCCGGCCGGTGGAGCTGCTGGACGGCGTCATCTCCGTCCCGCACTTCGCGCTCGAGTCCTGA
- a CDS encoding pyruvate dehydrogenase complex E1 component subunit beta: protein MPSELTMPELMYREALNQALAEEMERDANVFLIGEEVGRYNGAFKVSQGLLDKFGSARIIDAPISELGFTGMSVGAAMVGLRPVVEMMTWNFAILAMDQIVNNAAKLRHMSGGQLRCPIVFRGPGGAGGRLSSQHSQALEANYAHFPGLKVIAPATPADAKGMLKAAIRDENPVIMFEGERLYAIKGEVPEGEHVVPLGKADVKREGTDVTIITWSRMYYFCMQAAEELAKEGISAEVLDLRTLRPLDEEAILASVRKTNRVVIVEEGWALAGVGASVVDIIQSKAFDDLDAPVARVTGLDVNMSYAANLENATQPDAPKIIDAVKKVLYREGA from the coding sequence ATTCCTTCGGAGCTGACGATGCCCGAGTTGATGTACCGCGAGGCCCTGAACCAGGCGCTCGCCGAGGAGATGGAGCGCGACGCCAACGTCTTCCTGATTGGCGAGGAGGTCGGCCGCTACAACGGCGCCTTCAAGGTGTCGCAGGGCCTGCTGGACAAGTTCGGGAGCGCGCGCATCATCGACGCGCCCATCTCCGAGCTGGGCTTCACCGGCATGAGCGTGGGCGCGGCCATGGTGGGCCTGCGTCCCGTGGTGGAGATGATGACCTGGAACTTCGCGATTCTCGCGATGGACCAGATCGTCAACAACGCGGCCAAGCTGCGGCACATGTCGGGCGGCCAGCTGCGCTGCCCCATCGTCTTCCGCGGCCCGGGCGGCGCGGGCGGCCGGCTGTCCAGCCAGCACAGCCAGGCGCTCGAGGCCAACTACGCGCACTTCCCGGGCCTGAAGGTGATTGCCCCGGCCACGCCCGCGGACGCCAAGGGCATGCTCAAGGCGGCCATCCGGGACGAGAACCCCGTCATCATGTTCGAGGGCGAGCGCCTCTACGCCATCAAGGGTGAGGTCCCCGAGGGCGAGCACGTGGTGCCGCTGGGCAAGGCGGACGTGAAGCGCGAGGGCACGGACGTCACCATCATCACCTGGAGCCGCATGTACTACTTCTGCATGCAGGCGGCCGAGGAGCTGGCGAAGGAGGGCATCTCCGCGGAGGTGCTGGACCTGCGCACGCTGCGCCCCCTGGACGAGGAGGCCATCCTCGCCAGCGTGCGCAAGACGAACCGCGTGGTCATCGTGGAGGAGGGCTGGGCCCTCGCTGGCGTCGGTGCCTCCGTGGTGGACATCATCCAGTCGAAGGCGTTCGACGACCTGGACGCGCCGGTGGCGCGCGTGACGGGCCTCGACGTGAACATGTCCTACGCGGCGAACCTGGAGAACGCGACCCAGCCGGACGCGCCCAAGATCATCGACGCGGTGAAGAAGGTGCTGTACCGCGAGGGAGCCTGA